The Aminithiophilus ramosus genome contains a region encoding:
- a CDS encoding substrate-binding domain-containing protein, whose translation MTVALRYLRESIAPLVPMRERTAVEASLGRALLEDVTALRNIPHYRASAVDGYALRATMTAGASPARPVRLSLETCQWVNTGGLVEPSFDAVVMVEDTSLDGSELLVSKAITVGANVRPPGDDVMRGQIIAREGDVVTPQHQALLRAAGVEGLLIRALPRTLYLPTGDEILPVSYEGPLPAGTVPETNSILLRGLFSRWGFPLTVGDIIPDDPARLRQALEKNMDAYDLLLVGAGSAKGKKDYTAEVFSSLGDLLFRWVRTRPGRPAMAARIKGKPVLCLPGFPMSSVVVAMGIVFPLLAHLQGLPAEEEKALSRALGSFGSEEGELLFAHSSPPGVEEWLRCQMIQIRGKTIVWPLPGGASSMRAMSEADGVAIIAEEKLECPKGMKILLHKSKEISLERRILFQGSNDPAVERLISPIRRLGCDMVMRSVGSVGGLAALSRGECHLAACHLIDPETQSYNDSYIVRFRGNAQWRRRQLFFRQQGLIVAKGNPKGISSVEDLARPDLSIVNRQPGAGTRVLLDYLLTEKNIAPSFVKGYDRQCITHLDAASRVAYGLADVALGIKMAAEAMDLDFLPITEEPYEIVYPEECHDHPGIVAFLEALEDQQWRAEIDKIGGYRWIC comes from the coding sequence ATGACGGTGGCTCTCCGGTATCTGCGGGAATCCATCGCTCCTCTCGTTCCAATGCGTGAGCGAACAGCGGTAGAGGCCTCCCTTGGGCGAGCCCTGTTGGAGGACGTGACGGCACTGAGAAATATCCCTCATTATCGCGCCTCTGCCGTCGACGGGTATGCTCTCCGTGCGACGATGACGGCAGGAGCCTCTCCGGCCAGGCCTGTGCGTCTTTCTCTCGAAACGTGTCAATGGGTCAACACAGGAGGTCTTGTCGAACCCTCTTTCGATGCCGTCGTGATGGTCGAAGACACCTCCCTTGACGGTTCGGAACTGCTCGTCTCAAAAGCCATCACCGTAGGTGCGAATGTTCGTCCTCCCGGAGATGATGTGATGCGAGGTCAGATTATTGCCCGAGAAGGCGATGTCGTGACGCCTCAGCACCAAGCCCTCCTGCGCGCCGCGGGTGTTGAAGGGTTGTTGATTAGGGCTCTGCCTCGGACGCTTTACCTCCCGACGGGAGACGAAATTCTCCCTGTTTCCTACGAGGGGCCTCTACCGGCTGGAACAGTCCCCGAGACAAACTCGATTTTACTGAGAGGACTTTTTTCCAGATGGGGTTTCCCTTTGACGGTTGGCGATATCATTCCCGATGATCCTGCTAGGTTAAGACAAGCGCTCGAAAAAAACATGGATGCTTACGACCTCCTTCTTGTGGGAGCGGGGTCGGCCAAAGGCAAAAAGGACTATACAGCGGAGGTCTTCTCTTCTCTGGGCGATCTCCTCTTCCGGTGGGTCCGGACGCGTCCGGGAAGACCGGCCATGGCTGCGCGGATAAAGGGTAAGCCCGTTCTTTGCCTCCCCGGTTTTCCCATGTCCTCGGTCGTGGTTGCCATGGGGATTGTCTTTCCGCTCCTCGCTCACCTTCAAGGTCTTCCCGCCGAAGAGGAAAAAGCCCTTTCCCGAGCCCTGGGCTCGTTTGGATCCGAGGAGGGTGAGCTTCTTTTCGCTCATTCCTCTCCGCCTGGAGTAGAGGAATGGCTTCGCTGTCAAATGATCCAGATCAGAGGTAAAACGATCGTTTGGCCTCTTCCCGGAGGAGCCAGTTCCATGCGGGCCATGTCCGAAGCGGATGGAGTTGCCATCATCGCGGAGGAAAAACTCGAATGCCCTAAGGGTATGAAAATCCTTCTGCATAAATCGAAAGAAATTTCCCTGGAGCGACGGATTCTTTTTCAGGGTTCCAACGACCCGGCTGTGGAACGGCTTATTTCTCCGATTCGCCGTCTAGGCTGCGATATGGTGATGCGCTCCGTAGGGAGTGTCGGCGGTCTTGCGGCCCTTTCCCGGGGGGAATGTCACCTTGCTGCCTGCCATCTTATCGACCCGGAGACGCAAAGTTACAACGACAGTTACATTGTCCGCTTCCGAGGTAACGCGCAATGGAGACGTCGACAGCTCTTCTTCCGTCAGCAAGGTCTGATCGTGGCGAAAGGCAACCCCAAGGGCATCTCTTCCGTCGAAGATCTTGCCCGGCCGGATCTATCCATCGTCAATCGTCAGCCGGGAGCGGGTACTCGCGTCCTTCTCGACTACCTCTTAACCGAAAAAAACATTGCCCCCTCCTTCGTTAAGGGTTATGACCGGCAGTGCATCACTCATCTCGATGCGGCAAGCCGTGTTGCATACGGTTTGGCCGACGTGGCCCTGGGGATAAAAATGGCGGCTGAAGCGATGGATCTTGATTTTCTGCCGATAACCGAGGAACCTTATGAGATTGTCTATCCAGAAGAATGTCATGATCATCCAGGTATAGTTGCTTTTCTTGAAGCCCTCGAAGACCAACAATGGAGGGCTGAAATTGATAAAATAGGTGGTTATCGATGGATTTGTTGA
- the moaA gene encoding GTP 3',8-cyclase MoaA, protein MDLLKDRLGREISYVRISLTDRCNFRCVYCMPEEGVPFIDHDLIMTYEEILYLCEIFRDVGIKKIRFTGGEPFVRKGMIAFLKEAQNRLDGVNIALSTNGSFLMETAHEINKISLKSINISLDTLDNYKFQKITRYGDLDVVKKGIIYFSKISQIPIKLNCVLIRGFNDQEMPELISFAREYGLILRFIEFMPLDKDVWDEGGFISSDEIVERLKFYDNWVLQEEKANYFDGPAKYYVNHRYNQKIGVISAVSHHFCSSCNRLRVTALGELKPCLFSDEVIPLRDYIRNRNYNEIIKSIHRSINLKPVCWKNLNKSGKHMSQIGG, encoded by the coding sequence ATGGATTTGTTGAAAGACAGATTAGGACGAGAAATTTCGTATGTACGAATTTCCTTGACGGATCGATGTAACTTTAGATGCGTGTACTGCATGCCTGAAGAGGGTGTTCCTTTTATTGATCACGATCTTATTATGACATACGAAGAAATACTTTATTTATGTGAAATTTTCAGAGATGTTGGCATAAAGAAAATACGTTTTACAGGTGGAGAACCATTTGTGCGTAAGGGAATGATTGCTTTCCTGAAAGAAGCACAAAATCGCTTGGATGGAGTCAATATAGCACTAAGCACTAACGGTTCTTTTTTAATGGAAACAGCACATGAAATCAATAAAATAAGCTTAAAAAGCATTAATATAAGTTTGGATACTTTGGATAACTATAAATTTCAAAAAATAACGCGCTACGGAGATTTAGATGTTGTCAAGAAGGGAATAATTTATTTTTCAAAAATATCTCAAATCCCCATAAAATTAAATTGTGTTTTAATAAGAGGGTTTAATGACCAGGAGATGCCGGAACTAATTTCTTTTGCTCGAGAATATGGATTAATTTTGCGTTTTATAGAATTTATGCCCCTTGATAAAGATGTTTGGGACGAAGGAGGATTTATTTCATCCGATGAAATTGTAGAGAGGCTAAAATTTTACGATAATTGGGTTCTTCAGGAAGAAAAAGCTAATTATTTTGATGGACCTGCTAAATACTATGTAAATCATAGATATAACCAAAAAATAGGGGTTATTTCTGCTGTTTCTCATCATTTTTGTTCTTCATGTAATAGATTAAGAGTTACTGCCTTGGGTGAATTAAAGCCTTGTCTTTTTAGCGATGAGGTCATTCCGCTTCGAGATTATATTAGAAATAGAAATTATAACGAAATAATAAAATCAATACATAGGAGTATCAATTTAAAACCCGTTTGCTGGAAGAATTTAAATAAATCAGGAAAGCATATGTCTCAAATTGGAGGGTAA
- the moaC gene encoding cyclic pyranopterin monophosphate synthase MoaC, which produces MNSFSHVDMSGHPCMVDVSDKEKTLRKAEAEAIILLPSSIANAIANNQIAKGNVFVVAEIAGIQAAKKTPQLIPLCHPINIDFLEVKCFLRREDNEITIRSKVIAKEVTGIEMEALTAVSVAALTIYDMCKGIDKGMVINSIHLLKKSGGKSGEYEYIEREVV; this is translated from the coding sequence ATGAATTCTTTCTCTCATGTAGATATGAGTGGCCATCCCTGCATGGTGGATGTTAGCGATAAAGAAAAAACTTTACGAAAAGCCGAAGCGGAGGCTATTATCTTATTGCCTTCATCTATAGCCAATGCTATTGCCAACAACCAAATAGCCAAGGGTAATGTATTTGTCGTAGCGGAAATAGCTGGAATTCAAGCTGCAAAAAAAACGCCTCAGCTTATACCCCTTTGTCACCCAATTAATATCGATTTCCTGGAAGTTAAATGCTTTTTGCGTAGAGAAGATAACGAAATAACAATAAGATCGAAAGTTATTGCAAAAGAAGTAACAGGGATAGAAATGGAAGCTTTAACAGCTGTTTCTGTTGCTGCCTTGACTATTTATGATATGTGCAAGGGAATAGATAAGGGTATGGTTATCAATAGCATACATTTGCTTAAAAAAAGCGGTGGGAAAAGCGGTGAATATGAATACATAGAGCGAGAGGTAGTGTAA